GGCCACGCGGTGGCCGGAGCGGGGATTGCAGTCCAGCTTGACGCGCGTGCCGGAGTTCATTTCCCAGTCGGCGACGAAGCGGTGCAGGGTGTGGATGGCCACGCCCTCATCCGCGATGTTGCGGCGGCAGATTGTTTCGCAGGGGGCCGGGCACAGGCGGCCGACGGCCAGCGGCAGCGGATTGCGCTCCTTCATGGTCAGCAGGGCGCCGCGCATGTCACCCTGCTTCATCTGCTGGATGTAGGTGCGCACGTCTATCTGGGCCGGGCATTTCTGCATGCAGGGCGCCAGGCAGTCGTCGGTCTTGTTCAGATGCAGGAGGTCCATGGTCAGGCCGGAGACTCGGATGGCTCCCGTGGGGCAGACCTCGACGCACTTGCCGCATGAGCGGCAGGCGTTCATATCGACAATCGGCAGGTTGTCGTCGTTCAGGCGGATGGCGTCGAAGCCGCAGACCTTCACGCAGGAGCCCATGCCGATGCAGCCGAGGCCGCAGGACTTCTCGCCGCCGTAGAGCAGGGCCTCGGCGCGGCAGTCATGAATGCCCTCGTAGTCGAAGAGCAGGTTGGCGCGGGAACCGCCAGTGCAGATATTGTGGGCGACTTTGGGCTCCTTGAAGGAAGCCTCCAGGCCCATCACGGCCGCGACATTCTTGGCGATGTCGGAGCCACCGGCGACGCAGATTTCCGGGGCAGCCTCGCCCTTGACGATGGCCCCCGCAGCCGCCGAGCAGCCCGGATAGCCGCAGCCGCCGCAGTTCGCGCCTGGGAAGCAGGCTTCGACGGCCGCGATGCGCGGGTCTTCCTTGACATGCAGGACCTTGGAGGCGGCGGCCAGGACGGCCGCGGCGGTCAGGCCCAGCAGGAACAGAATCAGAATCGAAGTTGCCATACCTAAGTCTCCCTAGCTTGCTGGTTAGGCGGCCATGCCCTGGAAGGCGAAGAACGCCAGGGACATGATGCCGGCCATGATCAGGGCGATGGGCACGCCCCTGAACACCGCCGGGATCGGAGCGATATCCAGCCGTTCGCGGATGGAGGAAATGATGACCAGGGCGACCAGGAAGCCGATGCCTGAGGCCAGCGCGAACATGATGGACTTCAAGAAGGAATAGCCGTTGCGCTGCACCATGATCGCCACGCCCAGCACCGCGCAGTTGGTTGTGATGAGCGGCAGGAACAGGCCGAGCGACTTGTACAGCGGCGGAAGTACCTTCTTCAGGAACATTTCGACGAACTGCACCAGGGAGGCGATGACCAGAATGAAGACAATGGTCTGCAGGTACTCGATCCCGTAGGGAATGAGCACGTACTGCTGCAGGGGCCAGGTGAAGGCCGTGGCCATGACGATGACGAAGATGACCGCGCCGCCCATGCCGAGCGCGAGATCGGTGGACTTGGAGGTGCCCATGAAGGGACACGTGCCAAGGTACTGCACCAGGACGATATTGTTGATGAAGATAGCGGAGATGAACAGCAGGAAGAAATCCATAGGTATCTAGCCTCCTTACTTGCCGCCGCAGGAGTTGCACGCCCCGCAGGAGGCGCAGGTGGAGTTTTGAACCACGGGCTTTGTTTCGCCCTTCTTGCGGCTCCTGTAGCGGTTGAAGGCGTTCATGCCGGCCAGGATCATGCCCAGACCGACGAACGCGCCCGGAGCCTTGACCATGAAGGCCATGGGCTCGAACGAATCCCACATCACGGCATGTCCGAAGACAGTGCCTGAGCCGAGGATCTCGCGCACGGCGCCAAGGAAGGTCAGCGAGAGCATGAAGCCCAAGCCCATGCCGAGGGCGTCGGCGATTGACGGAAGCACGTCGTTCTTGGAGGCGAACGCCTCCGCGCGGCCCAGAATCAGACAGTTGACGACGATCAGCGGGACGAAGATGCCGAGCTGTTGATAGAGCGGGTAGGTGTAAGCCTGCATGAGCAGCTCGACGGCAACGACCAGCGAGGCAGCGATGACGATGAAACAGGCGATACGGACCTTGGCCGGGATGATCTTTCTGAGCGAGGAAATGATCAGGTTGGACATGGTCAGAACGAAGAGGACCGCCATGCCCATGCCGAGGCCGTTCTCCGCGGTGGAGGTGACGGCCAGGGTAGGGCACAGACCGAGAAGCACCCTGAACGGAGGGAGCTCGGCCCACAAACCCTTGATGAATTCTTTACCAATACGGTTCATGTCGGTCTCCTATGAGTTCTTCCAGGTCTTTATGATTTCTGGCTTGATGCCCTGGTAGATCTCGATGGCCTTGCGCACTGCATCCACGGTACCTACGGACGAGAAGGTCGCGCCGGAAACGGCGTCGATGTCACCGCCCTTGGACTTCAAGTTCATGCTTTCGAGACCGTGAGCCGTGAACTGCGTGGTGAAGGCTGGCTCCAAGATGCGGGTGCCGAGGCCGGGAGTTTCGGTCTGAGTTGTGATGCCGATACCGAGAAGCTCGTCCTTTTCCACGTCGATGCCGACCATGACGCCGATGTCGCCGGAGTAGCCTGGAGCGAAGGTTTCAAACGCCACGCCGGCGAGTTTGCCGTCCTTCATGGCCGGGAAGACGTTCACATCGCCGATCTTCACACGTTCGGCGATGGGGTCGTTGTCACGGAACTTCAGGACGGTGAGGAGGGCGGGACCCTGCACGTAGGTCAGCACCTGCTGTTCGATCCGGTCCTTGGTCGCCTGCTTGAGATTCACCAGAACCGCGCCGGAGGTGGCGCAGATCATGGACAGGACGGCGAGCATATAAAATATTTCGCGCATGGCTTACCTGCCTCCGAAAGGTTTGGGGCGAATCCGGTCAAGGAGCGGGGTGAGCAGGTTCGCCACCATGATGGCGAAGGGCACTCCGTCGGGGTACACTCCGTAGACGCGGATGGTGATGACCATCATGCCCGCGATCAGGCCGAAGAGGACCTGAGGCAGCCTGCCCACAGGGGAGGATGCAGCATCGGTAGCCAGGAAAAACGCGCCGAAGATAGTGCTGCCGGTCAGCAGATGAAAGGCCGGGTCGGCGTATGCGCCGGGATCGATCATCCAGAAGATGCCGGACAGACCCACGACGCCGGCGAGGAACGCGGCTGGGATGTATGCGCGT
The DNA window shown above is from Desulfocurvibacter africanus subsp. africanus DSM 2603 and carries:
- a CDS encoding electron transport complex protein RnfA gives rise to the protein MDFFLLFISAIFINNIVLVQYLGTCPFMGTSKSTDLALGMGGAVIFVIVMATAFTWPLQQYVLIPYGIEYLQTIVFILVIASLVQFVEMFLKKVLPPLYKSLGLFLPLITTNCAVLGVAIMVQRNGYSFLKSIMFALASGIGFLVALVIISSIRERLDIAPIPAVFRGVPIALIMAGIMSLAFFAFQGMAA
- the rsxE gene encoding electron transport complex subunit RsxE, translating into MNRIGKEFIKGLWAELPPFRVLLGLCPTLAVTSTAENGLGMGMAVLFVLTMSNLIISSLRKIIPAKVRIACFIVIAASLVVAVELLMQAYTYPLYQQLGIFVPLIVVNCLILGRAEAFASKNDVLPSIADALGMGLGFMLSLTFLGAVREILGSGTVFGHAVMWDSFEPMAFMVKAPGAFVGLGMILAGMNAFNRYRSRKKGETKPVVQNSTCASCGACNSCGGK
- the rnfG gene encoding RnfABCDGE type electron transport complex subunit G, whose translation is MREIFYMLAVLSMICATSGAVLVNLKQATKDRIEQQVLTYVQGPALLTVLKFRDNDPIAERVKIGDVNVFPAMKDGKLAGVAFETFAPGYSGDIGVMVGIDVEKDELLGIGITTQTETPGLGTRILEPAFTTQFTAHGLESMNLKSKGGDIDAVSGATFSSVGTVDAVRKAIEIYQGIKPEIIKTWKNS